A stretch of the Sulfurimonas sp. HSL-1656 genome encodes the following:
- the rpsK gene encoding 30S ribosomal protein S11 has product MAKRKVTRKKVVKKNIARGIVHISASFNNTLVTVTDEMGNMIAWSSAGSLGFKGSKKSTPFAAQQAVEAALEKAMVHGIKEVGIKVQGPGSGRETAVKSVGAIEGVRVTFMKDVTPLPHNGCRAPKRRRV; this is encoded by the coding sequence ATGGCAAAACGTAAAGTAACTCGTAAAAAAGTTGTCAAGAAGAACATTGCACGCGGTATCGTGCATATTTCTGCGTCTTTCAACAACACGCTCGTTACCGTTACCGATGAAATGGGTAACATGATCGCATGGAGTTCTGCTGGTAGCCTTGGTTTCAAGGGTTCCAAGAAGTCTACTCCGTTTGCGGCACAGCAGGCGGTTGAAGCCGCTTTGGAAAAAGCAATGGTACACGGCATCAAAGAGGTCGGTATCAAGGTTCAGGGCCCGGGTTCAGGCCGTGAAACAGCAGTTAAATCTGTCGGTGCAATCGAAGGTGTCCGCGTGACGTTCATGAAAGACGTTACTCCGCTGCCGCACAACGGTTGCCGCGCACCGAAACGTCGTAGAGTGTAA
- the rpmJ gene encoding 50S ribosomal protein L36 — MKVRSSVKKMCDDCKVIKRKGIVRVICKNPKHKQRQG; from the coding sequence ATGAAAGTACGTTCTTCCGTCAAGAAGATGTGTGATGACTGTAAAGTCATCAAGCGCAAAGGGATCGTCAGAGTTATCTGTAAGAACCCTAAACATAAACAGAGACAAGGATAA
- the rpsM gene encoding 30S ribosomal protein S13, whose protein sequence is MARIAGVDLPKKKRVEYGLTYIYGVGLHTSRLILDATGIDYNKRVYELSEDDVANITKEIREKYMVEGDLRKQVAMDIKGLMDLGNYRGLRHRKGLPCRGQKTKTNARTRKGKRRTVGAA, encoded by the coding sequence ATGGCACGTATTGCTGGTGTAGACCTTCCTAAGAAAAAACGCGTTGAGTACGGCCTGACCTACATCTATGGTGTCGGCCTCCACACGTCACGCCTGATCCTCGATGCTACGGGTATCGATTACAACAAGCGTGTCTATGAGCTCTCCGAAGACGATGTCGCGAACATCACGAAAGAGATCCGCGAAAAATACATGGTTGAAGGTGACCTGCGCAAACAAGTCGCAATGGACATCAAAGGCCTGATGGACCTCGGTAACTACCGCGGTCTCCGCCACCGTAAGGGACTGCCTTGCCGCGGTCAGAAAACGAAGACAAACGCACGTACCCGTAAAGGGAAGCGTCGTACTGTCGGCGCAGCGTAA
- a CDS encoding BspA family leucine-rich repeat surface protein produces the protein MQYINHNKNVILATAAVMTLLAGCGGGSSGGGAGDNTDAFMITVKTDNPGTTTSTEFRIPTTGIGYDYSVDCDSDGAVEDVNVTGDYICTYPAEGNYTVSITGAFPRVYFNEAYDSDKLLSVKQWGTGRWSSMASAFKGCSNLQFDAVDQPDLSQVQDMSRMLMRATAFNSDIGDWNVSSVTSMNGMFWYAGAFNQDISAWDVSSVTDMSNMFNYAGAFNQPIGVWDVGSVTTMAGMFLNADSFNQPIGSWDVSSVTSMIGMFSQADSFNQPIGGWDVSSVTSMASMFYLATAFDKDIGFWDVSSVTDMQSMFYGASSFNRYLGFWKVGSVTNMSQMFRAASAFNGYIENWNTGSVTNMNYMFANAGSFTNHDLSVWNVASVTDYFMFSVGWGSGNTEPVWP, from the coding sequence ATGCAATATATTAACCATAATAAAAATGTCATTTTGGCGACGGCAGCGGTGATGACACTGCTGGCCGGATGCGGCGGAGGATCGTCGGGGGGCGGTGCGGGCGACAATACCGATGCATTTATGATAACCGTCAAAACGGATAATCCCGGTACGACGACGAGCACGGAGTTCCGGATCCCGACGACGGGAATTGGATACGACTACAGCGTCGATTGCGACAGCGACGGCGCCGTTGAAGATGTCAATGTTACGGGGGATTATATCTGTACCTACCCCGCGGAGGGGAATTACACCGTTTCCATCACCGGTGCGTTCCCGCGGGTCTATTTCAACGAGGCATACGACAGTGACAAACTGCTCAGCGTAAAGCAGTGGGGGACAGGCCGGTGGAGCTCGATGGCCAGCGCTTTTAAGGGCTGCTCCAATCTGCAGTTTGATGCAGTGGATCAGCCGGATCTTTCGCAGGTTCAGGATATGAGCCGCATGTTGATGCGGGCGACGGCCTTCAATTCTGATATCGGGGATTGGAACGTCAGCAGCGTGACGAGTATGAACGGTATGTTCTGGTATGCCGGCGCGTTCAATCAGGACATCAGTGCTTGGGACGTCAGCAGCGTGACGGATATGAGCAATATGTTCAATTATGCCGGTGCGTTCAACCAGCCCATCGGTGTCTGGGATGTCGGCAGCGTGACGACGATGGCAGGTATGTTTCTCAATGCTGACTCCTTTAACCAGCCCATCGGCTCCTGGGATGTCAGTAGTGTCACGAGCATGATAGGCATGTTCAGTCAGGCAGACTCCTTTAACCAGCCCATCGGCGGCTGGGACGTCAGCAGCGTGACGAGTATGGCCAGCATGTTCTATCTGGCGACTGCGTTTGACAAAGATATCGGCTTCTGGGACGTCAGCAGTGTAACGGATATGCAAAGCATGTTTTACGGTGCAAGCTCGTTCAACCGCTATCTCGGTTTTTGGAAGGTCGGCAGTGTGACAAACATGAGCCAGATGTTCAGAGCTGCCTCTGCCTTCAACGGCTATATTGAAAACTGGAACACGGGCAGTGTCACCAACATGAATTACATGTTTGCCAATGCAGGAAGCTTTACAAATCATGACCTGAGCGTATGGAACGTGGCAAGCGTCACGGATTATTTTATGTTCAGTGTCGGCTGGGGTTCCGGAAATACCGAACCGGTTTGGCCGTAA
- a CDS encoding DNA-directed RNA polymerase subunit alpha, producing the protein MKKIKTAPLLPEEFVVEQISDTEANIIAYPFETGYAVSLAHPLRRFLLSSSVGYAPIAIKIEGAKHEFDSVRGMLEDISDFIINLKSIRFKLKNDAKEATIDYSFVGPCEIKGSDLINDDVDVVTPDAFLATLNEDATLNFSLKIFQGIGYVPSEDIRDEVEEGYIALDAFFTPVRKATYAIQNVLVEDNPNFEKVVLNIVTDGQISPLDAFRNALNVMHAQMAVFSSEISIQSPATIERAEASEEIGKLTAPIEELGLSARSFNCLDRADLKYIGEIVLMSQNDLKNVKNLGKKSYDEIVEKLEEAGFQVGQEMSDETISVLKKKIESE; encoded by the coding sequence ATGAAAAAGATCAAAACAGCTCCGCTTCTGCCCGAAGAGTTCGTCGTCGAGCAGATCAGCGATACCGAAGCGAATATCATTGCCTATCCGTTCGAGACAGGTTATGCGGTTTCACTGGCGCACCCGCTGCGCCGGTTCCTGCTGAGCAGCTCGGTAGGCTATGCGCCGATCGCGATCAAGATCGAGGGAGCCAAGCACGAGTTCGACTCCGTGCGCGGTATGCTCGAAGATATTTCTGACTTTATCATCAACCTCAAAAGCATCCGTTTCAAACTGAAAAACGATGCCAAAGAGGCGACGATCGATTACAGCTTCGTCGGACCGTGCGAGATCAAAGGAAGCGATCTGATCAATGACGACGTTGACGTCGTTACACCGGACGCTTTCCTCGCGACGCTGAACGAAGATGCGACGCTGAACTTCTCACTGAAGATCTTCCAGGGGATCGGTTACGTCCCGAGCGAAGATATCCGCGACGAAGTCGAAGAGGGCTACATCGCTCTCGACGCGTTCTTTACGCCGGTCCGCAAAGCGACCTATGCGATCCAGAATGTCCTCGTCGAAGACAACCCGAACTTTGAGAAGGTTGTCCTCAACATCGTCACCGATGGCCAGATCAGCCCGCTGGACGCTTTCCGCAATGCCCTGAACGTCATGCATGCGCAGATGGCGGTTTTCAGCAGCGAAATCAGCATCCAGTCCCCGGCAACGATCGAACGTGCGGAAGCTTCCGAAGAGATCGGCAAGCTGACGGCACCGATCGAAGAGCTCGGCCTCTCGGCACGCAGCTTCAACTGCCTTGACCGTGCCGACCTGAAATACATCGGTGAGATCGTCCTGATGAGCCAGAATGACCTTAAAAACGTTAAGAATCTTGGCAAAAAATCGTATGACGAGATCGTTGAAAAGCTCGAAGAAGCCGGCTTCCAGGTCGGTCAGGAGATGAGCGACGAGACGATCAGCGTACTGAAAAAGAAAATTGAATCTGAATAA
- the rpsD gene encoding 30S ribosomal protein S4: MARYRGPVEKIERRFGVSLNLKGERRLAGKSALDKRPYAPGQHGQRRKKVSEYGTQLNEKQKAKFMYGISEKQMRAIFAEAKRREGNTGTNLVLLLEQRLDNVVYRMGFASTRRFARQFVTHGHVLVDGKRVDIPSYRVKPGQKIEIREKSKNNVQVVRAIELTNQTGMAPWVDVDGEKKFGIFTRLPEREEVVIPVEERFIVELYSK, encoded by the coding sequence ATGGCAAGATACAGAGGTCCAGTAGAAAAGATCGAAAGAAGATTCGGCGTCAGCCTTAACCTGAAGGGTGAGCGTCGTCTGGCAGGCAAATCTGCACTCGACAAACGTCCTTATGCTCCGGGTCAGCACGGCCAGCGCCGTAAGAAAGTGTCTGAATACGGCACACAGCTGAACGAGAAGCAAAAAGCGAAGTTCATGTACGGCATCTCCGAAAAGCAGATGCGTGCGATCTTTGCTGAAGCAAAACGCCGCGAAGGCAACACCGGTACGAACCTTGTTCTCCTGCTCGAGCAGCGCCTGGACAACGTCGTATACCGTATGGGATTCGCGTCTACACGCCGTTTCGCACGCCAGTTCGTTACCCATGGTCATGTCCTGGTTGACGGCAAGCGTGTCGACATCCCTTCTTACCGCGTCAAACCGGGTCAGAAGATCGAAATCCGCGAGAAGAGCAAGAACAACGTTCAGGTTGTCCGCGCGATCGAACTGACTAACCAGACGGGCATGGCTCCGTGGGTTGACGTTGACGGCGAGAAGAAGTTCGGGATCTTTACCCGCCTTCCGGAGCGTGAAGAAGTTGTTATTCCAGTGGAAGAACGTTTCATCGTCGAGCTTTACTCGAAATAA
- a CDS encoding response regulator transcription factor, with protein MDILIVEDETVVARQLEETLHQEAYKTVAVGSVAGARHAMQEQNFDLILLDWNLPDGDGITLLHDWREQKIPIPVLVLSANITVDDRVHALNTGADDYLCKPHSSIELLARVRALLRRDAPLKTSKLSADDVVVDIIARDVSVAGTPVKLSLAEFDLLTLLMQHQGIVLTRFQLNEHISKDFDRISVSNLIDVHIRNIRRKLDRPELIQTVRGVGYTIKT; from the coding sequence GTGGATATCCTGATCGTCGAAGACGAAACCGTCGTGGCCCGGCAGCTTGAAGAGACCCTGCACCAGGAGGCATACAAAACCGTTGCCGTCGGCAGCGTCGCCGGGGCCAGACACGCCATGCAGGAGCAGAACTTCGACCTTATCCTTTTGGACTGGAACCTCCCCGACGGCGACGGCATTACGCTGCTGCACGACTGGCGGGAGCAGAAAATCCCTATCCCCGTCCTTGTGCTTTCGGCCAACATTACCGTTGACGACCGGGTCCACGCCCTCAATACCGGCGCCGATGACTACCTCTGCAAACCCCACTCGAGCATCGAACTCCTTGCCCGGGTCCGTGCGCTCCTGCGCAGAGACGCGCCGCTGAAGACCTCCAAACTCAGTGCCGACGACGTCGTCGTCGATATTATCGCCAGGGATGTCAGCGTGGCCGGCACCCCCGTCAAACTCAGCCTGGCCGAGTTCGACCTGCTGACACTGCTGATGCAGCACCAGGGCATCGTCCTGACCCGCTTCCAGCTCAACGAACACATCAGCAAGGATTTCGACCGGATTTCGGTCAGCAACCTTATCGACGTGCATATCCGCAATATCCGCAGGAAACTTGACCGCCCGGAGCTGATCCAGACCGTCCGCGGCGTCGGCTACACCATTAAAACGTAA